One window of the Micromonas commoda chromosome 11, complete sequence genome contains the following:
- a CDS encoding predicted protein has protein sequence MGRLSRPSSWVVFVPLLFALLSSSDVAAQAPGTLSDTVAELQQALSELPNGLGPEIQALMAELGMTQSETHYRPFFDLTTGEKINGSIALIRYPTEMNDFELDFLKLTHSLDPTKSHAMMVCGHARPDQCRETVPHLGADDAHPCGASDASDPAAALASGFFCELLNATTTTTHGEVLVYGKEKIEFLEQTHAEDLAAGLTPQLPVLHLEIVEIEDLLEGLDLDYEDYDFGIGPSAAPETSGPVGSPSPALAPEGSRRRVARRLLRIGGIGRGGFRGGVGGVGRFGGMRVGMGRRGRRGVGNNLATQQVLRSSYYGNPGTSGQIAYYGTSTVGK, from the exons ATGGGTCGCCTCTCTCGCCCAAGCTCATGGGTCGTCTTCGTTCCTCTCCTGTTCGCCCTCCTCTCCTCCTctgacgtcgccgctcaGGCACCGGGCACGCTATCGGATACGGTCGCTGAGCTTCAGCAAGCACTCTCGGAGCTTCCAAACGGGCTCGGTCCGGAGATACAAGCCCTGATGGCGGAGCTCGGCATGACCCAGAGCGAGACGCACTATCGCCCGTTCTTCGACCTCACCACGGGCGAGAAGATCAACGGCAGCATCGCGCTCATAAG GTACCCAACCGAAATGAACGACTTCGAGCTCGACTTTCTCAAGCTGACGCACAGCCTGGACCCGACGAAAAGTCACGCCATGATGGTCTGCGGCCACGCGCGACCCGATCAGTGCCGGGAGACCGTCCCGCACCTCGGAGCAGACGACGCACATCCGTGCGGAGCCAGCGACGCGAGTGACCCAGCAGCCGCCCTCGCTTCCGGCTTCTTCTGCGAGCTTCTCAACGCCACAACCACAACAACGCACGGCGAAGTCCTCGTGTACGGCAAGGAGAAGATAGAGTTCCTCGAGCAGACGCACGCGGAggatctcgccgcgggtctgaCACCCCAGCTCCCGGTCCTTCACCTCGAGATCGTGGAGATCGAGGACCTTCTCGAgggcctcgacctcgactACGAGGACTACGACTTCGGCATCGGACCTTCGGCTGCTCCCGAGACGAGTGGACCCGTGGGATCACCCAGTCCCGCGCTCGCTCCCGagggaagccgccgccgcgtcgcgcgtcgcctcctccgcatcggcggcatcggacgcggaggattccgcggcggcgtcggcggcgtcggccgttTCGGAGGCATGCGCGTCGGCATGGGAAGGAGGGGGCGCCGTGGCGTGGGCAACAACCTCGCGACCCAGCAGGTGCTTCGATCCAGCTATTACGGCAATCCCGGCACGTCGGGACAGATCGCCTACTACGGGACAAGCACCGTCGGCAAGTGA
- a CDS encoding predicted protein: MDEEAGKDAAIEAEKQRLQMAAVLYRALRSAEDDLVNARPPTRAQLAEACHSKLQYDFPIVNAAELDALTEEMAAEIAEGTAPGSFTYPITSALVNAAVEGACKPAPGAGSAPGISGKSREADSDRDLEDAGADGAGTEPAVDGGAVRIAYQRLCATTLVHFTSRVLAMPDDEAEVALRWFDGFDTEETAPDAGDGAPTYDEADARAPGEDDGREPPGSHAAANPPNDASDSDSDWEPMETDPTEDERRARDPAQPAVPVPRLGAKLSVDAKLSHVLRRLSRACVDGDDVWRHSPHAALPQLAPALVSLTETLARSEGRPERRAARVAPLRVLREQWAANGPPPRSDGSIGRLLAALGFESSRHGGGNIGAVMERLGLDEDARGGDEDVGLALEFLAYLCVRLGGEALGDFASAAQSSAGKRAGFGVGAAGHLWGHVDAHIGVVAEKFDALAHVKATGDNSWQQRVGMCSLIVAFHAAKAPGNANPGDVLAKTGALRALCAAFTAPDNATAPHSEALRRAVLLVAAAAPKTVEFIAAVPGVRSEVESGFRVESRDEFRGTEGSLAAHGAMWELLLPAPGTSREDAERSCAARLAPLLDPTRGGVGGGSSIALGLLRAAQTAARGATPLWRRGGAIDGVLRDALTHLAATVSAGARARGGVVGSSRPRKTTGSDDEGDDEGRRGGDDSAAASDPEMEKSREMASAALRVLKEILGAADGGGGRKCD; this comes from the coding sequence ATGGACGAAGAGGCTGGGAAGGATGCGGCGATAGAGGCGGAGAAGCAGCGGCTCCAAATGGCGGCCGTGCTATACCGCGCGCTGAggagcgcggaggatgacCTCGTAAACGCGCGGCCGCCCACCCGCGCCCAGCTCGCCGAAGCGTGCCACTCGAAGCTGCAGTACGACTTTCCGatcgtcaacgccgccgaactcgacgcgctcaccgaggagatggcggccgagatcgccgaggggaccgcgccggggtcgTTCACGTACCCGATCACATCCGCGCTGgtcaacgccgcggtggagggggCGTGCAAGCCCGCACCGGGCGCGGGATCCGCGCCGGGGATCTCGGGCAAGTCGAGGGAAGCAGACTCCGATCgcgacctcgaggacgccggcgccgacggggcggggaccgagcccgcggtggacggcggcgcggttcgCATCGCGTACCAGCGCctgtgcgcgacgacgctcgtGCACTTCACCTCGCGGGTGCTCGCCatgcccgacgacgaggcggaagTCGCGCTGCGTTGGTTCGACGGGTTCGACACGGAGGAGACGGcacccgacgccggggacggcgccccGACTTacgacgaagccgacgcgcgagcaccgggcgaagacgacggacGGGAACCGCCGGgttcgcacgcggcggcgaatccCCCGAACGACGCCTCGGACTCGGATTCCGACTGGGAGCCGATGGAGACGGACCCGACGGAggacgagcggcgagcgcgcgatccCGCCCAACCCGCGGTCCCGGTCCCGCGTCTGGGCGCCAAACtctccgtcgacgccaaACTCTCGCACGTGCTCCGACGCCTGtcccgcgcgtgcgtcgacggcgacgacgtctgGCGCCACTCGCCCCACGCCGCTCTCCcgcagctcgcgcccgcgctcgtgtCCCTGACGGAGACGCTCGCGAGGTCCGAGGGACGCCCCGAGCGTCgagccgcgagggtcgcgccGCTTCGGGTCCTGCGGGAGCAGTGGGCGGCGAAcggtccgccgccccgctcgGACGGCTCGATCGGGCgtctgctcgcggcgctgggtTTCGAATCGAGcaggcacggcggcggtaaCATCGGGGCGGTGATGGAGAGGCTCGGgctggacgaggacgcgaggggcggggacgaggacgtcggccTGGCGCTAGAATTCCTGGCGTACCTGTGCGTtcgactcggcggcgaggctctcGGAGATTTCGCCTCTGCGGCGcagtcgtcggcggggaagCGCGCGGGCTttggcgtgggcgccgcgggtcacTTGTGGGGACACGTGGACGCGCacatcggcgtcgtcgccgagaagttcgacgccctcgcgcacgtcaAGGCGACCGGGGATAACTCGTGGCAACAGAGGGTGGGGATGTGTTCCCTCATCGTGGCGTTtcacgcggcgaaggcgccgggTAACGCCAACCCGGGAGACGTCCTCGCGAAGACCGGGGCTTTGCGAGCCCTGTGcgcggcgttcaccgcgccggacaacgccaccgcgccgcacTCCGAGGcgctgcgacgcgcggtgctcctcgtcgccgccgccgcgcccaaaaCGGTTGaattcatcgccgccgtccccggggtTCGATCGGAGGTTGAGTCGGGGTTTAGGGTTGAGTCGCGGGACGAGTTTCGCGGGACGGAGGgttcgctcgccgcgcacggcgcgatgTGGGAGCTCTTACTGCCCGCGCCGGGAACCTCccgggaggacgcggagcgttcgtgcgcggcgaggctggcgcccCTTCTGGAtcccacgcgcggcggcgtcggcggcggttcgtcAATCGCGCTGGGTTTACTCCGAGCGgcgcagacggcggcgaggggcgcgacgccgctgtGGCGACGTGggggcgcgatcgacgggGTGTTGCGCGATGCGCTGACCcacctggcggcgacggtatcggcgggtgcgcgcgcgagggggggCGTCGTGGGAAGTTCGCGGCCGAGGAAGACGAcggggagcgacgacgagggcgacgacgagggccgccgcggcggggacgactcggcggcggcttcggacCCGGAGATGGAGAAGAGTCGCGagatggcgtccgccgcgcttcgCGTGCTCAAGGAGATtctgggcgcggcggacgggggcGGTGGGAGGAAGTGCGACTGA
- a CDS encoding predicted protein — MQATTSEYTEGGFVVRAPPDRTLRREVLKWIQGLDLSHSLRNVRRDCANGYIIAEICSRYFPTEVSMHSYANGTSTKVKENNWDLISRFFVRTMPKIALDPGAIEGVMRGSPGYAVDMLEMLYTKFTLKKLPSMVPLMDDSSYGGPLDLSVQRNREVSVKGELSPGHRKPQTLTRRGDGAAAVKFQGIKTLPQETAAAARKRLALGVMLDADEDAY, encoded by the exons ATGcaggcgacgacgtcggagtACACTGAGGGAGGGTTTGTGGTGAGGGCGCCGCCCGATCGCACCCTCCGTAGGGAGGTCCTGAAATGGATCCAGGGTCTGGACCTGTCGCATTCGCTGAGGAACGTGCGCAG GGACTGCGCGAACGGGTACATAATCGCGGAGATATGCAGCAGATACTTCCCG ACCGAGGTCAGCATGCACTCGTACGCCAACGGGACGAGCACAAAGGTCAAGGAGAACAACTGGGACCTCATATCGCGCTTCTTCGTGCGGACTATGCCAAAGATCGCCCTGGACCCGGGCGCCATCGAAGGAGTCATGAGGGGCTCGCCGGGGTACGCGGTTGACATGCTGGAGATGCTGTACACCAAGTTCACCCTGAAGAAACTCCCGTCCATGGTACCGCTGATGGATGATTCGTCGTACGGCGGGCCGCTGGATTTGAGCGTGCAGCGCAACAGGGAGGTGTCGGTTAAGGGGGAGCTGTCACCCGGTCATCGGAAGCCGCAGACGttgacgcggcgcggcgacggggccgcggcggtcaagtTCCAAGGGATCAAGACGCTGCCGCAGGAgacggctgcggcggcgagaaagAGGCTGGCGCTAGGAGTGATGCTAGACGCCGACGAAGATGCGTATTGA
- a CDS encoding predicted protein encodes MDTTVAVLQVAEQQLFESTAKLDDDALCALTKALAWASSAELGRLGGGGGKAPVNGSKERLFMLERLVDVALINSGRIHKVWSDVEAHLLSCIEKEPSAELCRIATASLARLCVSALELPRTPEMDSLASEGETDFETAVLRPVSTLMARAVSPDARLAALDVLVSVVNGGDGIGRAWFSVLRALRGVAERGGEGIALAFSGVKVIVEDHMEDLPDDVSGEVIAAVSAFVAQRAQVNISITAVSLAWTLSDYFSRKVTETKVGKEALAERGMIPLLSVMRDASMDPRPEVRNGACRTITSTLVSNGDKLPARIWRGAVFDICFGLVDDIRAATAGASQEEQVAPDIGELDGRKIQMLVHHSRNSARKQWDETETLALSGVGRLLRAHFDAVAKFDGFDKRFEWYLQWVTQSVAQGSPEVSCSAVKSLQTVLEAGGSTGMTRARWKKATKVLMTSAKGMNAAGSKISGKTRYEFIDVFGKVWASKRAVFDKEDVQSLIGVIDMLARAPDEWLEKSAPPARAGRYSTLRVQRRCLELLSDLPPLDPAAVDSGAYPQAICQLLAYVAEALGGEVAEAVAKADFAYPGTETQHGSMSLGFAQEACEALAKIYQSEHVPKDDRAMTFAAATRVISAAMTHAEEGTAVAEASKELRGAAAKTFRAVVTGGLAAVTRSSAFEFRAASVADAWDALSTAFESTLAGERRDQNLDRDMIACMAEAVSPHCGFADEHSRRRLIAAVAADSSVSRIWALSALHFGGGQMGRIALQSLVPTCEGILRACDEPEKVACVLDVASSLARDPSRRAESEPAPQSSSLLGWIKKTVAGEERNDLNHLRAILGALGPCESSSDDVIRMKAEKVRRELTDAVEIRKE; translated from the coding sequence ATGGACACCACGGTGGCGGTGCTTCAAGTCGCGGAGCAGCAGCTGTTCGAATCGACCGCaaagctcgacgacgacgcgctctgTGCTCTGACGAAGGCTTTGGCATGGGCCAGCAGCGCGGAGCTGGGTCGACTggggggtggcggcgggaAGGCGCCCGTGAACGGATCGAAAGAGCGGTTGTTCatgctcgagcgcctcgtggacgtcgcgctgATTAATTCCGGTCGCATCCATAAGGTATGGTCGGACGTGGAGGCTCACTTGCTTTCGTGCATAGAGAAGGAGCCATCCGCGGAGCTGTGCCGGatcgccacggcgtcgctcgcccgGCTTTGCGTTTCAGCGCTGGAGCTCCCCCGCACGCCCGAGATGGATTCACTCGCGTCCGAGGGCGAGACGGACTTCGAGACGGCGGTGTTACGTCCGGTGAGCACGCTcatggcgcgcgccgtcAGCCCGGATGccaggctcgccgcgctcgatgtTCTCGTAAGCGtcgtcaacggcggcgacgggattGGTCGCGCGTGGTTTTCGGTTCTCCGGGCGCTTCGAGGCgtggcggagcgcggcggcgagggcatcGCTCTCGCGTTCAGCGGCGTCAAGGTTATCGTCGAGGACCACATGGAGGATTTGCCCGATGACGTCTCGGGTgaggtcatcgccgcggtcagcGCGTTTgtggcgcagcgcgcgcaggTGAACATATCCATCACGGCGGTTTCGTTGGCGTGGACCCTGTCGGATTATTTCAGCCGTAAGGTGACCGAAACGAAGGTCGGTAAGGAGGCTCTTGCTGAGCGCGGGATGATTCCGCTGCTGTCCGTGATGCGCGATGCGTCTATGGACCCCCGGCCGGAGGTTCGCAACGGCGCGTGTCGCACGATCACGTCCACGCTGGTATCAAATGGGGACAAGCTCCCCGCGCGGATTTGGCGAGGAGCGGTTTTCGATATTTGTTTCGGGCTGGTGGACGACATCAGGGCGGCGACAGCAGGTGCGAGCCAGGAGGAGCAGGTCGCGCCGGACATCGGCGAGCTGGATGGAAGAAAGATCCAGATGCTGGTGCATCACAGCAGAAACTCCGCGCGCAAGCAGTGGGACGAGACCGAGACGTTGGCACTGTCCGGCGTCGGCAGGTTACTTCGAGCGCAtttcgacgcggtggcgaaaTTCGACGGGTTTGATAAGAGGTTCGAGTGGTACCTTCAGTGGGTCACTCAGTCCGTCGCTCAGGGTTCACCGGAGGTATCTTGCTCGGCGGTCAAATCGTTACAGACTGTGCTTGAGGCTGGCGGTTCGACGGGCATGACTCGCGCGCGTTGGAAGAAGGCGACAAAGGTGCTTATGACCTCCGCGAAAGGAATGAATGCGGCTGGATCGAAAATTTCCGGCAAGACCCGCTATGAGTTTATTGACGTCTTCGGTAAGGTATGGGCGAGTAAGCGAGCCGTTTTCGATAAGGAGGACGTTCAATCGCTGATTGGAGTGATAGATATGTTGGCCAGGGCTCCTGACGAGTGGCTGGAGAAGTCGGCCCCGCCGGCACGGGCGGGCAGGTACTCCACGCTCAGGGTTCAGCGAAGGTGCCTGGAGTTGCTGAGCGACCTGCCGCCGCTTGATCCGGCTGCGGTGGATTCGGGCGCGTACCCGCAGGCGATATGCCAGCTCCTCGCttacgtcgccgaggctctgGGTGGAgaggtggcggaggctgTCGCCAAGGCTGATTTTGCCTATCCCGGGACGGAAACCCAGCACGGGTCGATGTCGCTCGGGTTTGCGCAGGAGGCGTGCGAAGCGCTCGCGAAGATTTACCAGAGCGAACACGTCCCCAAGGATGACCGCGCGATGACATTCGCGGCAGCCACCAGGgtcatctccgcggcgatgacgcacGCCGAAGAGGGGACTGccgtggcggaggcgtccaaggaactgcgcggcgccgcggccaagacATTTAGGGCTGTGGTGACGGgcggcctcgcggcggtgacccgATCTTCGGCTTTTGAAtttcgcgccgcgtccgtcgcggatgCGTGGGACGCCCTCTCCACAGCGTTCGAatcgacgctcgcgggggaGAGGCGCGATCAAAACCTTGATAGGGACATGATAGCGTGCATGGCTGAGGCTGTGTCGCCGCACTGTGGATTCGCTGACGAGcactcgcgtcggcggctcatcgccgccgtcgccgcggattcGTCGGTTTCGCGGATCTGGGCACTGTCAGCGCTTCACTTCGGGGGTGGACAGATGGGACGCATCGCGCTGCAATCTCTCGTGCCGACGTGTGAAGGGATTTTGCGGGCGTGCGACGAACCCGAGAAGGTTGCGTGCGTGCTAGACGTTGCGTCGTCTCTCGCGAGGGATCCATCCCGGCGGGCTGAAtcggagcccgcgccgcagTCGTCATCCTTACTCGGCTGGATCAAGAAGACCGTCGCGGGAGAGGAGAGGAACGATCTGAATCACCTCCGCGCAATACTCGGAGCACTTGGGCCGTGTGAGTCATCGAGTGACGACGTGATCAGGATGAAGGCTGAGAAGGTCCGGCGCGAGCTGACAGACGCGGTGGAGATTAGAAAAGAATGA
- a CDS encoding predicted protein, giving the protein MTTQLAEESIAAELRDEKGAGDPFSVDFGKKKKKRGPTSGASSLAVTPGIGRDTSSPTFRRELARAMGFTSPAQLKERVDAGQEARRVLVTRNVGLARTVAADIHAKLNDADRGLLSVSDLMQEGCAGLATAADKFDPQRGYRFSTYAFFWIKKAVIDCVGNSGRTIRLPIHVNENIQKMKKATRELKEIKVRDPTEDELADRLGWSVVKLRQMKVWAFRTPVSMDATTAKKGDPWEDADDAVAEAASLNAAMQSSDFGTGLNAPSDTAEADVDADLLRMALEEVFSTLLPREAFILRHRFGLAAASTAMEGGDWLKASRAEVLSALRDDEGMGTRGGANFKTLGNLLGVSSESVRTYERRALAKLKQPDRIALLLPHLNMEKDNIKLNDTEEFVEALNVAIKEADDKTGGKVRASLCMIPRVGVEGAKEEGKKKRPKRRGPRKVKQIQSESAQAAAAAEEEIETENAAAKESIIVS; this is encoded by the coding sequence AtgacgacacagctggcggaggAGTCCATCGCGGCTGAGCTCAGGGACGAgaagggcgccggcgacccgtTCTCTGTAGATTTCGgaaagaagaagaagaagaggggCCCGacctccggcgcgtcgtccctcgcggtgacgcccgGGATCGGTCGCGACACGTCATCTCCCACgttccgtcgcgagctcgcgcgagcgATGGGTTTCACCTCGCCTGCGCAGCTCAAGGAACGGGTGGACGCCGGCcaggaggcgaggcgcgtGCTCGTCACCAGAAACGTGGGGCTCGCGaggaccgtcgccgccgatatCCACGCCAAGCTGAACGACGCGGACAGGGGCTTACTGTCGGTATCGGACCTGATGCAGGAGGGGTGCGCGGGActggccacggcggcggacaaGTTCGACCCCCAGCGAGGGTACAGATTCAGCACCTACGCGTTCTTCTGGATTAAAAAAGCGGTCATCGACTGCGTGGGTAATAGCGGTAGGACTATCCGACTGCCCATCCACGTCAACGAGAACATCCAGAAGATGAAGAAGGCGACACGCGAGTTGAAAGAGATCAAGGTGCGGGATCCGACCGAAGACGAGCTGGCGGATAGGCTCGGATGGAGCGTAGTGAAGCTCAGGCAGATGAAGGTATGGGCGTTTCGCACGCCGGTGTCGATGGATGCGACCACCGCAAAGAAGGGCGATCCGTgggaggatgccgacgatgccgtcgccgaggcagcgtcgttgaacgcggcgatgcaGAGCTCGGACTTTGGCACCGGGCTCAACGCGCCGTCGGACAcggccgaggctgacgtgGATGCAGATTTGTTGCGAATGGCCCTTGAGGAGGTGTTCTCGaccctcctcccccgcgaggCTTTCATCCTCAGACACAGGTttggcctcgccgccgcgtcgacggccaTGGAAGGAGGCGACTGGCTCAAGGCTTCACGCGCCGAGGTTTTGAGCGCGCTCCGGGATGACGAGGGCATGGGGACACGGGGCGGCGCCAACTTTAAGACGCTCGGGAACCTCCTCGGGGTGTCGAGCGAGTCCGTGCGCACGTACGAGAGgagggcgctcgcgaagctcaAGCAGCCGGACAGGATCGCGCTCTTGCTCCCTCACCTGAACATGGAGAAGGACAACATCAAGCTGAACGACACCGAGGAGTTCGTCGAGGCTCTCAACGTGGCCATCAAAGAGGCTGACGATAAGACGGGCGGAAAGGTTCGAGCAAGTCTGTGCATgatcccgcgcgtcggcgtcgagggcgccaaggaggagggcaAGAAAAAGCGGCCGAAGCGACGGGGTCCGAGGAAGGTCAAGCAGATTCAGAGCGAATCAgcccaggcggcggcggcggcagaggAGGAGATAGAAAcggagaacgcggcggcgaaggagagcATCATCGTTAGTTAG
- a CDS encoding predicted protein, which produces MPAVVATNVRVTLAGVKSRRGPLSIARAVVNPRVKRRATRVISRATEEGEEKAEEAEVEGSPEERVSNAMQEFAEAGFPSDEDDAKDPVSRTKAMNSAVDDLYSLMDSEVQVLSEAFDLLEQLGVKGLEKPPKSLRRDDKKETIELEKDEDQ; this is translated from the exons ATGCCCGCCGTTGTCGCGACCAACGTGCGTGTCACGTTAGCCGGCGTCAAGTCCAG ACGTGGCCCTttgtccatcgcgcgcgcggtggtgaacCCTCGCGTCAagcgccgcgcgactcgcgtgatctcgcgcgcgaccgaggagggtgaggagaaggctgaggaggccGAGGTCGAGGGCAGCCCCGAGGAGCGGGTGTCGAACGCCATGCAGGAGTTCGCCGAGGCTGGCTTCCCTagcgatgaggacgacgcgaaggatcCCGTGAGCCGGACCAAGGCGATGAACAGCGCGGTGGATGACCTCTACAGTCTGATGGATTCCGAGGTGCAGGTGTTGAGCGAGGCGTTCGATCTGCTGGAGCAACTCGGCGTTAAGGGGTTGGAGAAGCCGCCCAAGTCGCTCAGGAGGGACGACAAGAAAGAAACAATTGAACTCGAGAAAGACGAAGACCAGTGA
- a CDS encoding predicted protein has product MAKTMAQLSAATNRMVHRVQAYRAKAAARKQGGKLLLQQLQDESGAKDPSLVPGIMITPPPDPRYSTPTLSQTLKYKIFGAPGPIDPATGRVEIPDPVAAKASMWYKVKGSRRRTSQQMAVKLGKAQKHHDEDFELLWAGVQRQELLLNKIKTDGKRLAAAIQEQADAAKSMASHIASLAETSIELGEGPEADARRAVVERARQLMEVMDVMDQDVRPACLEQLGNSVNKPVGQLCEEFPAYQQCVDKRTHYMLDMDAYERKLQKARQFAKDPAKVPHREEQFTKAQRRYTYFSDKLVEDLTLLDANRYELAGFLIEGFVEMQEFQSQRQKDVLAGLAQGKLPPKQ; this is encoded by the coding sequence ATGGCGAAGACGATGGCGCAGCTGTCTGCGGCGACAAACAGGATGGTCCACAGGGTCCAGGCGTACCGCGCGAAGGCTGCGGCTCGCAAGCAGGGCGGTAAGTTGCTCCTCCAGCAGCTCCAAGACGAGTCCGGGGCGAAGGATCCCAGCCTGGTGCCTGGCATCATgatcacgccgccgcccgaccccAGGTACTCCACGCCCACCCTGTCGCAGACGCTCAAGTATAAGATCTTCGGCGCTCCCGGGCCCATCGACCCCGCCACGGGCAGGGTCGAGATCCCGGATCCGGTAGCCGCGAAGGCATCGATGTGGTACAAGGTGAAGGGATCACGCAGGAGGACGTCGCAGCAGATGGCGGTGAAGCTCGGCAAAGCGCAGAAACACCACGACGAGGACTTTGAGCTCCTCTGGGCCGGGGTGCAGCGACAGGAGCTCCTGCTCAACAAGATCAAGACGGACGGTAaaaggctcgcggcggcgatccaggagcaggcggacgcggcgaagtcCATGGCCTCGCACATCGCCTCCCTGGCGGAGACGTCGattgagctcggcgagggtcCGGAGGCGGATGCGAGGCGGGCGGTGGTGGAGCGCGCCAGGCAGCTGATGGAGGTCATGGACGTCATGGACCAGGACGTGCGCCCGGCGTGCCTCGAACAGCTCGGCAACAGCGTTAACAAGCCCGTCGGACAGCTGTGCGAGGAGTTCCCCGCCTACCAACAGTGCGTGGATAAGAGGACGCACTACATGCTGGACATGGATGCGTACGAGCGCAAGCTGCAGAAGGCGCGGCAGTTCGCTAAGGACCCGGCCAAGGTGCCGCACAGGGAGGAACAGTTTACCAAGGCGCAACGCAGGTACACTTACTTCAGCGACAAACTCGTGGAGGACCTCACGCTGCTGGACGCGAACAGGTACGAGCTCGCGGGGTTCCTCATCGAGGGGTTTGTGGAGATGCAGGAGTTCCAGTCGCAGCGCCAAAAGGATGTGCTCGCGGGGCTGGCGCAGGGGAAGCTGCCCCCCAAACAGTGA
- a CDS encoding predicted protein: MATATAGEPTATSQPSPLAPGSRSPASWAAFPIFRAVGYFFFRQRPKFLLALTFTLTCHSQSPHPRLAPRLGAGRVARREQSRRPGQLRLLPCRGPARRARQELGQPAAEPFLEGALRGPAVPGASRGHLGRLERQRPDPSHLPWR; this comes from the coding sequence ATGGCGACCGCCACAGCAGGTGAGCCGACGGCCACGAGCCAACCCTcaccgctcgcgccgggttcgcggTCCCCGGCGTCTTGGGCCGCGTTTCCCATTTTTCGGGCCGTTGGTTATTTTTTCTTTCGCCAAAGGCCGAAATTTCTGTTGGCGCTGACCTTCACGCTGACCTGCCATTCCCAATCCCCGCATCCCAggctcgccccgcgcctcggcgcaggtcgcgtcgcccgtcgagAGCAGTCCCGGCGACCAGGCCAACTTCGACTCCTCCCCTGTCGGGGGCCTGCCCGAAGAGCCCGTCAAGAGCTCGGTCAGCCCGCAGCCGAGCCCTTCTTGGAGGGAGCCCTCCGGGGCCCagccgtccccggcgcctcccgcggACATCTCGGTCGACTTGAACGGCAACGGCCCGACCCCTCCCACCTCCCCTGGCGGTAA